One genomic window of Phaenicophaeus curvirostris isolate KB17595 chromosome 21, BPBGC_Pcur_1.0, whole genome shotgun sequence includes the following:
- the MRM3 gene encoding rRNA methyltransferase 3, mitochondrial: protein MAALRRLSRSLLRAGGAAAGRRGVRALRRSPVRVLPPLKERGAPAEQQQSPRERPPPPPPAVERSAAGPGLWYEKAAPGDRRLGKVVTIAKSKKFRDHQGKVLLEGQRLIKDALEAGATLQTLFFSTVGQLKELPEAQLKGANLVKVKFEDIKSWSDVVTPQGLIGIFSKPNHAKMSYPVAQLTSSLPLLLICDNIRDPGNLGTILRSAAGAGCEKVLLTKGCVDPWEPKVLRAGMGAHFRLPVVANLDWESVPSNLPAGIQVCVADNKEPGAQAEAVSAPRGGGRAGSAPGSLKARAKSKSDAAPEDEESAAGARVPELAAQYYYENWPRAPVAVVIGGETHGVSPNAIHLAASTGGKRLVIPVVPGVDSLNSAIAAGIVLFEGKRQLLQRHKQEDKKKFPLAG, encoded by the exons atggcggcgctgAGGAGGCTGAGCCGCTCGCTGCTCCGGGccggcggggccgcggcggggCGACGCGGGGTCCGTGCGCTGCGGAGGAGCCCCGTGCGGGTGCTGCCGCCTCTGAAGGAGCGCGGCGCGCCGGccgagcagcagcagagcccccGGGagcgccccccgccgcccccgcccgcgGTAGAGCGGAGCGCGGCCGGGCCGGGGCTGTGGTACGAGAAGGCGGCGCCCGGGGACAGGCGGCTGGG AAAAGTGGTGACTATCGCCAAATCAAAGAAGTTTCGGGACCATCAGGGGAAGGTTCTGCTGGAGGGCCAGAGGCTGATCAAGGATGCCTTGGAGGCGGGAGCTACGCTGCAAACTCTCTTCTTCAGTACCGTGGggcagctgaaggagctgcCTGAGGCACAGCTGAAAGGAGCCAACCTTGTGAAGGTGAAATTTGAAGACATTAAGAGCTGGTCTGACGTCGTAACTCCTCAGGGGCTGATAG GGATCTTTTCCAAGCCCAACCATGCCAAGATGTCCTACCCTGTGGCTCAGCTGACCAGCTCCTTGCCTCTGCTCCTCATCTGTGACAATATCCGAGATCCAGGAAACCTGGGGACTATTCTGAGATCTGCAGCAGGCGCAGGCTGTGAGAAAGTGCTGCTCACCAAAG GCTGTGTGGATCCGTGGGAGCCGAAGGTGCTCCGAGCAGGCATGGGGGCTCACTTCCGTCTGCCCGTCGTGGCCAACCTGGACTGGGAATCTGTTCCCAGCAACCTTCCTGCCGGCATCCAGGTGTGCGTGGCCGACAACAAGGAACCAGGCGCTCAGGCTGAGGCTGTCTCTGCGCCGAGGGGAGGCGGCAGGGCTGGCTCTGCTCCTGGCAGCCTGAAAGCTCGTGCGAAATCCAAATCGGACGCTGCTCCAGAGGACGAGGAGAGCGCGGCGGGTGCCCGTGTCCCGGAGCTGGCCGCGCAGTATTACTACGAGAACTGGCCGCGCGCTCCGGTGGCCGTGGTGATCGGTGGAGAGACCCACGGCGTGAGTCCAAACGCAATTCACCTCGCAGCCAGCACTGGGGGGAAGAGACTCGTCATTCCCGTGGTGCCAGGCGTGGACAGCTTGAACTCCGCTATCGCTGCTGGCATTGTGCTGTTTGAGGGGAAAAGACAGTTGCTGCAGAGGCACAAGcaggaagacaaaaagaagtTTCCCCTAGCGGGCTAA
- the GLOD4 gene encoding glyoxalase domain-containing protein 4, which produces MAARRALHFVFKIGDRAGSAAFYRELLGMSVLRHEEFEEGCKASCNGPYDGKWSKTMVGYGPEDNHFVAELTYNYGIGEYHLGNDFLGITLVSSQAVSNAKKMGWPLKEVTTGVFEAEAPGGYKFYLEDKEQLKQDPVLKVTLGVSDLHKSVNYWSDLLGMKIYEKDEEKQRALLGYADNQCKLELKAVGGAVDHGTAFGRIAFSCAKEELPKIEALMKKENQKILTPLVSLDTPGKATVQVIILADPDGHEICFVGDEAFRDLSKVDPNGDKLLNDAMAADNSDKWFAAQNRKKASA; this is translated from the exons ATGGCGGCGCGGCGGGCGCTGCACTTCGTGTTCAAAATCGGGGACCGGGCGGGGAGCGCCGCTTTCTACCGGGAGCTGCTGGGCATGAGC GTGCTGAGGCACGAGGAGTtcgaggagggctgcaaagccAGCTGCAATGG CCCTTATGATGGAAAATGGAGCAAAACGATGGTGGGCTACGGGCCAGAAGACAATCACTTTGTTGCAGAATTGACTTACAATTATGGCATTGGAGAATATCACCTGGGCAATGACTTTCTG GGCATAACACTTGTGTCCAGCCAGGCCGTGAGCAATGCCAAGAAGATGGGGTGGCCCCTCAAAGAAGTCACAACGGGTGTTTTCGAAGCTGAAGCCCCAGGGGGCTACAAATTCTACTTGGAAGACAAGGAACAGCTCAAGCAAG ATCCTGTGCTGAAAGTAACCCTGGGTGTCTCTGACCTGCACAAGTCTGTTAACTACTGGTCTGATTTGCTTGGGATGAAAATATACgagaaggatgaggaaaagcaaAGGGCTTTGCTAGGCTACGCGGATAACCAG tgcaAATTGGAGCTGAAGGCTGTTGGAGGAGCGGTGGATCACGGGACAGCGTTTGGGCGGATTGCCTTCTCCTGTGCAAAGGAAGAG ttACCAAAGATTGAAGCACTGATGAAAAAGGAGAACCAGAAAATTTTAACACCTCTGGTTAGCTTGGACACACCTGGCAAAGCCACAGTGCAAGTGATTATTTTGGCTGATCCT GATGGCCATGAAATCTGTTTTGTGGGAGATGAAGCATTCCGAGATCTGTCCAAGGTGGACCCTAATGGTGACAAATTGTTAAATGAT GCCATGGCGGCGGACAACAGTGACAAATGGTTTGCTGCACAAAATAGGAAGAAGGCGTCTGCTTAG